A window from Deltaproteobacteria bacterium encodes these proteins:
- a CDS encoding solute-binding protein translates to MARAPSKPSRTLSWPSSTRPGQPRPDTKRAGLPALFLSFPDVMSIDRPPILNIGRISYLNVLPVFALLKERLGLQSNRYRLISGHPNELNNLLARGDVDVSPSSSFEYLARPEAYRLLPGAGISSRQEVQSVVLATPVPTADLAAFMASEDAPLQLTTASATSSALVRILWRLHWNLPEPNIVLAPPGTATSKPIPSLEIGDHALRLTLNPPKGWVILDLGREWRAMTGLPFVFAVWIVRRGLMGKKRQFLEEFSQALTETVTDMDRCLATLARHPEIPDWLSPQEAETYWRSMAYGLGPDEMAGLVVFGALCRQLGLIPTTPALSWWRDTPPSRGITA, encoded by the coding sequence ATGGCAAGGGCACCATCGAAGCCATCAAGGACACTCTCCTGGCCCAGCTCGACTAGGCCCGGTCAACCAAGACCTGATACGAAAAGGGCGGGTCTTCCCGCCCTTTTCCTTTCATTTCCAGACGTCATGAGCATCGACCGACCGCCGATCTTGAACATCGGCCGCATCAGTTACTTGAACGTTCTTCCGGTATTCGCTCTTTTGAAAGAACGTCTGGGGCTACAGTCCAATCGCTATCGCCTGATTTCCGGTCATCCCAACGAACTGAACAACCTTCTGGCTCGAGGGGACGTCGACGTCTCCCCTTCGTCATCCTTTGAATACCTTGCCCGGCCTGAAGCCTATCGGCTTCTCCCCGGGGCGGGCATCTCCAGTCGGCAGGAGGTCCAGAGCGTAGTTCTGGCCACCCCGGTCCCCACGGCCGACTTGGCCGCTTTCATGGCCTCCGAGGACGCTCCGCTCCAATTGACCACGGCCTCGGCAACCTCCTCGGCTCTGGTTCGCATTCTTTGGCGGCTACACTGGAATCTTCCGGAACCGAATATCGTCCTCGCTCCCCCGGGAACGGCAACCAGCAAACCCATTCCGTCCCTCGAAATTGGAGACCACGCCCTCAGGCTGACCTTGAACCCGCCCAAAGGCTGGGTCATCCTTGATCTGGGCCGCGAGTGGCGGGCCATGACCGGCTTGCCCTTCGTCTTTGCCGTCTGGATCGTCCGCAGAGGATTGATGGGCAAGAAAAGACAATTCCTTGAGGAATTTTCCCAGGCCCTGACTGAGACCGTGACCGACATGGACCGGTGCCTCGCCACCTTGGCCAGACATCCTGAGATTCCGGACTGGCTCTCCCCTCAGGAGGCCGAGACCTATTGGCGATCCATGGCCTACGGTCTGGGCCCTGACGAGATGGCTGGTCTGGTCGTCTTTGGCGCCCTCTGCCGACAGCTCGGCCTCATTCCGACAACGCCTGCACTTTCCTGGTGGCGGGACACTCCTCCCTCCAGAGGCATCACGGCCTGA
- a CDS encoding adenylate kinase produces the protein MNILIFGPNGSGKGTQGSLVKKKYDLDHIESGAIFRKHIGGGTELGKKAKEYIDRGELVPDDITIPMVLDVLKQSGAKGWLLDGFPRSIVQAQKLWAALQADGVKLDYVIEILLPREVAKARIMGRRLCVNDANHPNNVDIPAIAPKDGKCRVCGGELKARSDDQDEEAINKRHDIYYDTKQGTLAASYFYKDLAPKMGFKYIELDGKGTIEAIKDTLLAQLD, from the coding sequence TTGAACATTTTGATTTTTGGACCCAACGGTAGCGGCAAAGGAACCCAGGGTTCCCTGGTGAAGAAAAAATACGACCTCGACCACATCGAATCCGGAGCCATCTTCCGCAAACACATCGGAGGGGGTACCGAGCTGGGCAAAAAGGCCAAGGAATACATAGACCGCGGCGAACTCGTCCCCGACGACATCACCATTCCCATGGTTCTCGACGTCCTGAAGCAGTCCGGGGCCAAGGGCTGGCTCTTGGACGGATTCCCCCGCTCCATAGTCCAGGCCCAAAAGCTCTGGGCCGCCCTGCAGGCCGACGGAGTCAAACTTGACTACGTCATTGAGATCCTGCTCCCGCGCGAGGTGGCCAAGGCCCGGATCATGGGTAGGCGCCTGTGCGTCAACGACGCCAATCATCCGAACAACGTCGACATCCCGGCTATTGCTCCCAAGGACGGCAAATGCCGGGTCTGCGGCGGTGAACTCAAGGCCCGGTCCGACGACCAGGACGAAGAGGCCATCAACAAGCGCCACGACATCTACTACGACACCAAGCAGGGCACCCTGGCCGCATCCTATTTCTACAAGGATCTGGCCCCCAAAATGGGCTTCAAATACATTGAGTTGGATGGCAAGGGCACCATCGAAGCCATCAAGGACACTCTCCTGGCCCAGCTCGACTAG
- a CDS encoding mechanosensitive ion channel, with the protein MDLIRDYLGPINIEILLVLGLLALGYLATTLVFNFFIRRRAMTGTGARFIKWLFLLILLVILDRLVLPKLKNELLGKAIFILELGALWMLVRQFIDGFYVDVYLKVIKGRQVNHILVDLFKFLFLLAVAVWGIKEIFDINPGSILTSSAILTAVIGFAMQDTIGSLISGLLIQMEKPFDLGEWISVAGREGKVVEVTWRYTKIETISRDYILVPNNSISRDTLINFNRPMREVRREIRISADLSTPPVKVKSAIAEVLDKSPAVLKDPRPIIRLTGFFDYRAEYLVMFYVRQFDHARRAIDELNTSIWYQFQSQGIVIPLPRQEVVLRRPEKPESVDHVVAFLQSTDLFQGMGKDELEMLVRSGSRRVYPPETKIVSVGDRDCNLFIIVQGRVRVVHAGKEVAVIESGNVFGEIALLTGEPRTADVETLETTHCLIIDQEGFRMVLEKNPNIIANIRRLFEERRALASKQGGGAKAGVVEAGTLFQMFRKIFMS; encoded by the coding sequence ATGGACCTGATTCGAGACTATCTGGGACCGATAAACATCGAAATACTGTTGGTCCTGGGTCTGCTGGCCTTAGGCTATCTGGCGACGACCCTGGTCTTCAACTTCTTCATCCGCCGCCGGGCCATGACCGGGACCGGGGCCCGATTCATCAAGTGGCTATTCCTGCTCATCCTGCTGGTCATCCTGGACCGACTGGTGCTTCCCAAGCTGAAGAACGAACTTCTCGGCAAGGCCATATTCATTCTGGAGCTCGGGGCACTGTGGATGCTGGTGCGGCAATTCATCGACGGGTTCTACGTCGATGTGTACCTAAAGGTCATCAAAGGCCGTCAGGTGAACCACATCCTGGTGGATCTCTTCAAGTTCCTTTTTCTCCTGGCCGTCGCCGTCTGGGGGATCAAGGAGATTTTCGACATCAACCCCGGGTCGATCCTGACTTCTTCGGCCATCCTGACTGCCGTCATCGGTTTTGCCATGCAGGACACAATCGGCAGCCTCATTTCCGGTCTGCTGATTCAGATGGAAAAACCTTTCGATCTCGGGGAGTGGATTTCTGTGGCCGGACGTGAGGGGAAGGTCGTGGAGGTCACTTGGCGGTATACCAAGATCGAGACTATCAGCCGGGACTACATTCTGGTTCCCAACAACAGCATTTCAAGGGACACTCTTATCAATTTCAACCGGCCCATGCGCGAGGTTCGCAGAGAAATTCGGATATCGGCGGATCTGTCCACCCCGCCGGTCAAGGTCAAGTCGGCCATTGCCGAGGTCCTGGATAAAAGTCCGGCCGTTTTGAAGGACCCCAGGCCCATCATCCGGTTGACCGGTTTCTTTGACTACCGGGCCGAGTATCTGGTCATGTTTTACGTCCGTCAGTTTGATCACGCTAGGCGGGCCATTGACGAGCTGAACACATCCATCTGGTACCAGTTCCAGAGTCAGGGGATCGTCATACCCCTGCCCAGACAGGAAGTGGTTCTCCGGCGTCCGGAGAAACCAGAATCGGTCGACCATGTGGTCGCTTTTCTCCAGTCCACGGATTTGTTCCAGGGCATGGGCAAGGATGAGCTGGAGATGCTGGTCCGGTCCGGCAGTCGGCGGGTCTACCCTCCTGAGACAAAGATCGTCTCGGTGGGGGACAGGGACTGCAATCTGTTCATCATCGTCCAGGGGCGCGTCCGGGTGGTCCACGCTGGAAAGGAAGTGGCGGTCATCGAGTCCGGAAACGTCTTTGGGGAGATCGCCCTCTTGACCGGGGAACCAAGGACGGCCGATGTTGAGACCCTGGAAACCACCCATTGTTTGATCATCGATCAGGAAGGGTTCAGAATGGTCCTGGAAAAAAATCCGAACATCATCGCCAACATCAGGCGGCTCTTCGAGGAAAGAAGGGCACTGGCCTCCAAGCAGGGGGGAGGGGCTAAGGCCGGAGTCGTGGAAGCTGGGACTTTATTTCAGATGTTCAGGAAGATCTTCATGTCCTGA
- a CDS encoding ribonuclease HI yields the protein MNVSRNPEPGVVMIHTDGSSLGNPGPGGYGAVLSYGNKRREISGGFARTTNNRMEILAAIMALEALTRPAKAVVRTDSRLLHDAIGKGWVKNWLKNGWKTSDKKPVKNRDLWERLIPLLDTHQVRFEWVKAHAGLPENERCDELAKAAAMRPDLSKDEGYEG from the coding sequence ATGAACGTCAGCCGGAATCCTGAACCCGGCGTGGTCATGATCCACACCGACGGGTCATCCCTGGGTAACCCGGGCCCCGGCGGGTACGGAGCTGTCCTGAGCTATGGGAACAAACGCAGGGAAATTTCCGGCGGATTTGCTCGGACAACTAACAACCGCATGGAGATTCTGGCCGCCATCATGGCCCTGGAGGCTCTGACACGACCGGCCAAGGCCGTTGTTCGGACCGATTCGCGGCTCTTGCACGACGCCATCGGCAAGGGATGGGTCAAGAACTGGTTGAAGAACGGATGGAAGACGTCGGACAAGAAACCGGTCAAGAACCGGGATCTCTGGGAGCGGCTCATTCCTTTGCTCGACACCCACCAGGTCCGTTTCGAGTGGGTCAAGGCTCATGCCGGCCTGCCCGAGAACGAACGCTGCGACGAACTGGCCAAGGCCGCGGCCATGCGGCCCGACCTGTCGAAGGATGAAGGGTACGAGGGCTAA
- a CDS encoding phosphomannomutase/phosphoglucomutase — translation MKPINPRVFKEYDIRGIVDRDFDPEWVETLGQACGTFFLNRGQNRAVVGHDCRHSSPGYQTSLVSGLMSTGVHVTVLNQVPTPLLYYAVKRLDLAAGVMITASHNPPEYNGFKIWSGPGTIFAEQIQEIRTIMESGTFATGSAVASELDIVPDYLDHLANHIGLERPIRLVVDGGNGTGGEICAELLSRAGVEVVPLFCRPDGNFPNHHPDPTVPENLVDLRRAVLEHGAMAGIGLDGDADRIGVLDENGDVLYGDRLLALYARKALAARPGGTVIADVKCSHLLFKDIAENGGKPEMWKTGHSLVKARMQETDAMLAGEMSGHMFFADRYFGFDDALYAALRLAELLGGRDAPPLSQALDSWPSTVSTPEIRIECPEERKVEIVGRAQALFTSTYPANMVSTLDGIRVNHSDGWGLLRASNTQPVLVMRFEAENPEGLERIRREFEGPLAEWLAEN, via the coding sequence ATGAAGCCAATCAATCCAAGGGTTTTCAAGGAATACGACATCCGGGGCATCGTCGACCGGGATTTCGATCCCGAATGGGTGGAGACCCTGGGCCAAGCCTGCGGGACCTTCTTTCTGAATCGGGGCCAAAATCGGGCCGTGGTCGGCCACGACTGCCGCCACTCTTCACCCGGCTACCAGACCTCTCTAGTCAGCGGCCTCATGTCCACCGGCGTCCATGTCACCGTTTTGAACCAGGTGCCCACCCCGCTTCTGTATTACGCCGTCAAACGCTTGGATTTGGCCGCCGGAGTCATGATCACGGCCAGCCACAACCCCCCAGAATACAACGGGTTCAAGATCTGGTCCGGCCCGGGAACCATCTTCGCCGAACAGATTCAGGAAATCAGGACCATCATGGAGTCCGGGACCTTTGCCACCGGCTCTGCCGTGGCTTCAGAGCTGGACATCGTTCCAGACTATCTCGACCACTTGGCCAACCACATCGGCCTTGAGCGTCCGATCCGGCTGGTCGTGGACGGAGGCAACGGCACCGGAGGCGAAATCTGCGCCGAGCTCCTGTCACGGGCCGGAGTCGAGGTCGTGCCTCTTTTCTGCCGACCGGATGGTAACTTCCCCAATCACCACCCCGACCCCACCGTGCCCGAGAACCTCGTTGATCTCCGCCGGGCCGTCCTGGAACACGGGGCCATGGCCGGCATCGGACTGGACGGAGACGCCGACCGCATCGGTGTTTTGGACGAAAACGGGGATGTCCTTTACGGCGACCGCCTCCTGGCCCTCTATGCCCGCAAGGCCCTGGCCGCTCGCCCCGGAGGCACCGTCATCGCTGACGTCAAATGCTCCCATCTCCTGTTTAAAGACATTGCCGAGAACGGGGGAAAACCTGAGATGTGGAAAACCGGCCACTCCCTGGTCAAGGCCAGGATGCAGGAAACCGACGCCATGCTGGCCGGAGAGATGAGCGGGCACATGTTCTTCGCCGACCGCTATTTTGGATTCGACGACGCCCTGTACGCGGCCCTCCGTCTGGCCGAACTCCTGGGAGGCCGGGATGCCCCTCCCTTGAGCCAAGCCCTGGACTCCTGGCCGTCCACGGTTTCCACTCCCGAAATCCGCATTGAATGCCCCGAAGAACGCAAGGTCGAGATCGTCGGCCGGGCTCAGGCCCTTTTCACCTCGACCTATCCGGCGAACATGGTCTCCACCCTGGACGGGATTCGGGTCAACCATTCCGACGGCTGGGGGCTGCTTCGGGCCTCCAACACCCAGCCCGTTCTGGTCATGCGCTTCGAGGCCGAAAACCCCGAGGGACTGGAGAGAATCCGTCGGGAATTCGAAGGCCCTCTGGCCGAGTGGCTGGCCGAGAATTGA
- the hflK gene encoding FtsH protease activity modulator HflK: MNWDWEKLQNKRQRQGGGTPPPFQPDMNQWKDRLPNLRNFRMPGGKLLVLLLVLLWAASGIYIVEPDEVGVVQRFGAYDRTTQPGPHYHIPFPVESVKTPKVKKVQRVEIGFRSGSNTLGFFPDQVRLLPEESLMLTGDENIVDVQFIVQFKIKNPEDYLFVISNPEKSVKDVAEAAMRKVIGFNKIDAVLTAEKFAVQNMTRELMQTILDQYQSGIEIMAVQLQDVHPPREVIDAFKDVASAKEDKSRFINEAEAYSNDLLPKTRGEVAGIVNQAEGYKQSVVNNALGETSRFLAVLAEYNKAKDVTRKRLHLDTMQEIFSHQGNSKLILDQKAMDRVLPLLPLQGGFTGTPGQVKGGAQ, from the coding sequence ATGAACTGGGACTGGGAAAAACTACAGAACAAGCGGCAGAGGCAAGGCGGCGGCACACCCCCGCCATTTCAGCCCGACATGAACCAGTGGAAGGACCGCCTTCCCAACCTGCGCAATTTTCGAATGCCGGGTGGGAAACTTCTGGTGCTCCTGCTGGTCCTATTGTGGGCTGCGAGCGGCATCTACATCGTCGAGCCCGACGAGGTGGGCGTGGTCCAGCGATTCGGGGCCTATGACCGGACGACTCAGCCGGGACCCCATTATCACATCCCCTTTCCGGTGGAGTCTGTGAAAACCCCGAAGGTCAAGAAGGTCCAGCGGGTCGAAATAGGATTCCGAAGCGGGTCGAACACCCTGGGCTTCTTTCCGGATCAGGTCAGGCTTTTGCCCGAGGAATCCCTGATGCTGACCGGTGACGAGAACATCGTCGATGTTCAGTTCATCGTTCAGTTCAAGATCAAGAACCCCGAGGACTATCTGTTCGTCATCAGTAATCCTGAGAAATCGGTCAAGGACGTGGCCGAGGCGGCCATGCGCAAGGTCATCGGCTTCAACAAGATCGACGCCGTCCTGACAGCCGAGAAATTCGCCGTCCAGAACATGACCAGGGAACTCATGCAGACCATTCTCGACCAATACCAGAGCGGCATAGAAATCATGGCCGTTCAGCTCCAGGACGTGCATCCACCCCGAGAGGTGATCGACGCCTTCAAGGACGTGGCCAGCGCCAAGGAAGACAAGAGCCGGTTCATCAACGAGGCCGAGGCCTACAGTAACGACCTCCTGCCCAAGACCAGGGGGGAGGTGGCCGGCATCGTCAACCAGGCCGAAGGCTACAAACAATCGGTCGTCAACAACGCTCTTGGTGAAACGTCAAGATTCCTGGCCGTACTGGCTGAATACAACAAGGCCAAGGACGTGACCCGGAAGCGTTTGCATCTCGATACTATGCAGGAGATCTTCTCGCACCAGGGCAATTCCAAGCTGATTCTGGATCAGAAGGCCATGGATCGGGTCCTGCCACTATTGCCGTTGCAAGGTGGCTTCACGGGGACGCCCGGACAGGTCAAGGGAGGTGCCCAATGA
- the hflC gene encoding protease modulator HflC has translation MMDRKAPLVVALTVLVGLFLVLQAAFVVDQTERAIVLQLGKPVSGMDEGLEPGLHFKIPFVQNVVFFDHRLLEYDAPAAEILTLDKKNLVVDNFTRWRIKNPLLFYETLNNIDSGQARLNDIIYAELRVALGRFTLTEVVASERSGIMEEVTARTHELLKDYGIEVIDVRIKRTDLPPENRQAIFGRMRAERERQAKQYRSEGREEAAKITTGADRERTVLLAEARRKAQELKGDGDANATEIFAKALSQDPEFYAFQKSLEAYREGFRDKTEFVFTPDNQFLRYLEKDTP, from the coding sequence ATGATGGATCGCAAAGCACCTCTTGTTGTGGCCCTGACGGTTCTGGTCGGGCTCTTCCTCGTTCTTCAGGCCGCTTTCGTGGTTGACCAGACCGAGCGGGCCATCGTCCTCCAGCTGGGCAAGCCTGTGTCCGGCATGGACGAGGGGTTGGAGCCGGGACTGCATTTCAAGATTCCCTTCGTTCAAAACGTGGTATTCTTCGACCATCGTCTTCTCGAGTACGATGCCCCGGCCGCCGAGATTCTCACCTTGGACAAGAAGAATCTTGTGGTCGACAATTTCACTCGCTGGAGGATCAAGAATCCTCTGCTCTTCTATGAGACTTTGAACAACATCGACAGCGGTCAGGCTAGGCTGAACGATATCATATATGCTGAATTGCGCGTGGCCTTGGGGCGGTTCACCCTCACAGAGGTGGTCGCCAGCGAGCGGAGCGGGATCATGGAGGAAGTCACGGCCAGGACCCATGAACTTCTGAAAGACTATGGGATCGAAGTTATCGATGTCCGCATCAAACGAACCGATCTGCCGCCCGAGAACCGACAGGCCATCTTCGGACGGATGCGGGCCGAACGAGAGCGCCAAGCCAAGCAGTACCGTTCTGAAGGCCGCGAGGAAGCGGCCAAGATCACGACCGGAGCCGATAGGGAAAGAACCGTTCTTTTGGCCGAGGCCCGAAGAAAGGCCCAGGAACTCAAGGGCGATGGCGACGCCAACGCCACGGAGATTTTTGCCAAGGCCCTGTCGCAGGATCCGGAGTTCTATGCCTTTCAGAAGAGTCTTGAGGCCTATCGCGAGGGATTCAGGGACAAGACCGAATTCGTGTTTACGCCCGACAACCAGTTCCTGCGTTATTTAGAAAAGGACACCCCGTAG
- the zupT gene encoding zinc transporter ZupT, translating into MDTQTILLAFGLTALAGLSTGIGSALAFFTRRTNTNFLSLALGFSAGVMIYVSFVEILTKAREALTTQWGESLGAWATALAFFGGMVLIALIDKLVPDYENPHELHTIEEMDSCLSKLPKNEAHDFGKLKRTGTLAALAIAIHNFPEGMATFTAALSDPALGVAIAVAVAIHNIPEGIAVSVPIFYATGSRKKAFGLSFLSGLAEPVGALAAFLLIMPFFTPAVFGLLFASVAGIMVFISLDELLPAAREYGHPHHCIYGLIAGMVVMAVSLLLFL; encoded by the coding sequence ATGGACACTCAAACCATACTCCTGGCCTTCGGACTGACCGCCCTGGCCGGATTGTCGACCGGCATCGGTTCAGCCCTGGCCTTCTTCACCCGGCGGACCAACACCAATTTCCTGTCCCTGGCCCTGGGCTTTTCGGCCGGAGTCATGATCTACGTCTCCTTTGTCGAGATCCTGACCAAGGCCCGCGAAGCCCTGACGACCCAATGGGGCGAATCCCTGGGCGCCTGGGCCACGGCTCTAGCTTTCTTCGGGGGCATGGTCCTCATCGCCCTCATCGACAAGCTCGTGCCCGACTATGAAAACCCCCACGAACTCCATACCATCGAGGAAATGGACAGCTGCCTGTCCAAGCTGCCAAAAAACGAGGCCCACGACTTCGGAAAACTCAAGCGCACAGGAACCTTGGCCGCCCTGGCCATCGCCATCCACAACTTCCCCGAGGGCATGGCCACCTTCACCGCCGCCCTGAGCGACCCGGCTCTGGGTGTGGCCATTGCCGTGGCCGTGGCCATCCACAACATTCCCGAGGGCATCGCCGTGTCCGTCCCTATCTTCTATGCCACTGGCAGCCGGAAAAAGGCCTTCGGCCTCTCCTTTCTCTCGGGGCTGGCCGAACCGGTCGGGGCCTTGGCCGCGTTCCTGCTCATCATGCCTTTCTTCACCCCGGCCGTTTTCGGGCTTCTCTTCGCTTCCGTGGCCGGAATCATGGTCTTCATCTCCCTGGACGAACTGCTGCCTGCGGCCCGGGAATACGGCCACCCTCACCACTGCATCTACGGCCTCATCGCGGGCATGGTCGTCATGGCCGTATCCCTGCTCCTCTTTCTCTGA
- a CDS encoding DUF401 family protein, which produces MLVAFAPFAKVLAAFAVMLAGVRLRLSLGLSILCGAMTLGLLFGIGPRGIVQASALALTDEKFLLLALIVGLILMLSDALERSGQSRRLMAALSGYLTRPRLRLVFFPALIGLLPMPGGAIFSAPMIKTASEGMAVSSAQQALINYWFRHIWELAWPLYPGIILTVALADIPISAFVSRTWPAVLFMVGIGWFFFLRPGKLDVSTPKTDPNRPRPRPGAVFYEGLPLLVAIIGAVGLESLIPILAPTLAFEIGVIAALFVAVICVMIQNGLGPTFLGAVLAKKSLWSMLLVIAAIFVFKDVLSAAGVVEAMARSAGGNAALIASAVFLPFLVGMVAGINVAFVGSTFPLLLGLIHTLGLEDKTIPFLILASFAGFTGVMISPIHICFILTCQFFRAEAARTWRQLVAPCLTFALLGGLFFLVLIR; this is translated from the coding sequence ATGCTCGTCGCCTTCGCACCCTTCGCCAAAGTCCTGGCCGCCTTTGCCGTCATGCTCGCCGGAGTTCGGCTCAGGCTCTCCCTCGGCCTATCCATCCTCTGCGGAGCCATGACCCTTGGCCTCCTCTTTGGAATCGGACCCAGAGGAATTGTTCAGGCTTCGGCCCTGGCCCTGACCGACGAGAAATTCCTCCTGCTGGCCCTCATTGTCGGCCTCATTCTCATGCTCTCCGACGCCCTGGAGCGGTCCGGCCAGTCCCGGCGGCTCATGGCTGCCCTGTCCGGCTACCTGACCCGGCCCAGGCTCAGGCTGGTCTTCTTCCCGGCCCTCATCGGGCTCCTGCCCATGCCTGGCGGGGCCATCTTCTCCGCTCCCATGATCAAAACCGCCTCCGAAGGCATGGCCGTCTCCAGCGCCCAACAGGCCCTGATCAACTATTGGTTCCGGCATATCTGGGAACTGGCCTGGCCCCTGTATCCGGGCATCATCCTGACCGTGGCCCTGGCCGACATCCCGATCTCGGCTTTTGTCTCCAGAACCTGGCCGGCCGTGTTGTTCATGGTTGGCATCGGCTGGTTCTTCTTTCTGCGCCCTGGCAAGCTCGACGTCTCCACCCCCAAGACCGACCCGAACAGACCTAGACCGAGGCCGGGAGCAGTCTTTTACGAAGGACTGCCCCTTCTAGTGGCCATCATCGGGGCTGTGGGCCTCGAATCGCTCATCCCGATTCTGGCCCCGACCCTGGCCTTCGAGATCGGGGTCATCGCCGCCTTGTTCGTGGCCGTTATCTGCGTCATGATCCAGAACGGCCTGGGCCCAACCTTTCTCGGAGCCGTCCTAGCCAAGAAAAGCCTATGGTCCATGCTTCTGGTCATCGCCGCCATCTTCGTCTTCAAGGACGTCCTGTCCGCCGCCGGCGTGGTCGAGGCCATGGCCCGTTCCGCCGGGGGGAACGCCGCACTGATCGCCTCGGCCGTGTTCCTGCCCTTTTTGGTGGGCATGGTCGCCGGCATCAACGTGGCCTTTGTCGGTTCGACCTTTCCCCTGCTCCTTGGCCTCATCCATACTCTCGGCTTAGAAGACAAGACCATTCCGTTCCTCATTCTGGCCTCGTTCGCGGGTTTCACCGGGGTCATGATCTCGCCCATCCACATCTGCTTCATCCTCACCTGTCAATTCTTCAGGGCTGAAGCAGCCCGGACCTGGAGACAGCTGGTCGCCCCCTGTCTGACCTTCGCCCTGCTGGGTGGACTATTTTTTCTCGTTCTGATCCGTTGA